Sequence from the Bacillus sp. es.036 genome:
ACCAACACGTTCAAGCAGTATTAAAAGCAGGTGTTTCGATCGAAGAAGCAGTACAGGGAATTGACCAAGCTTTTAGGGATTTTACAGCTGCCTATCATGGTGATGAGATAAATTCGTTCGCTTATTGCAAGAAGGTTATCCTTGCCCATCATTATCGATTGCAACAATCTGAAAAAGTGAGTAATGTTCGCCCGTTTCGAAAGCCAGAACAGCAAGATGAGCAAAAATATGATTATGGATTTTGATTGGAGGGAGAGTTATGAAAGAAACATCATCTTTGTTAAAAACAAAAATAGCCCCGATGAAGGTGCTTCGCCAAATTAAATGTTCAGGTTGTGGTGAGATAGTTAACGAAGTGGAAGGAACCGTTGCACTTGGACCTGAAGCAGGAAAGCTTTTCAGAGCTTTCAAAGGGTGCAAATGTGAAGAAAAGCGATTGGCTAAAGAAAGCAGAAAAGTCCAGTCAGCTATGCTTGAACGGAAAACAAAAGCAATTTTCAATCAAAACTCTCTAGTAAACCGTAGTTTACAAAGAGCTACTTTTGAAAACTATGAACCTACTAACAAACAGCTTATAGATGCAAAGGAAACCGTAGAAGAATTTGTTAAGGAATTCAAAAGTTCCAATCCTGAAAACCTTCTTCTTGCAGGTTCATATGGAACGGGGAAAAGTCACTTATCATATGCAGCAGTTCGAGCGCTATTAGATAAAGGCTATTCAGGACTTTTTCTCTCAGTTCCAAAGCTTCTTACAAAAATTAAGGACACATATAACAGTCACAGTGAATTTTCAGAAGCAGAACTGTTAGAAGCTGTTGAAAAGGTAGATTTACTGGTACTAGATGATATTGGTACAGAATATACGAACGCCAAGAATAAGAATGACAACTGGACTCAAACCAAGTTATTTGAGGTCATGGATAGTCGAGCAGGTAAGCATACGATATTTACGACCAATTTATCTAGTGATGAACTTTCTAAAAAGGTAAATGAACGGAACTTTTCCCGCATGATGGATGGCACGACCGTACTTAAAATGACTGGTAAAGATTATCGAAGAAAATCATTTTGAAAGGGGTATTTTCAATGGTATGTTCCTACTGTTTCAATCGAGGCGTCACTTATAAAAAAAGCTTTGCTGGTACCGAGGTTAATCCTTGTAAGAAATGTGACTCTGCAAGTCACTCTAAACAAGAATTTGAAGAGTGGAAGAAACGGTTCTCTCAAAAGCACTTTAACCAGGAGGCAAGTTAATGAGTCAACTGAGGAATGCAGTAACAAAACGAAAAGAATTTTTAGTAAACAAGCTGAAGAAAAGTGGGCATAATTCTAACTGGTTGCTGAAGCAAACACTTACAACACTTGAGAACTTATGGGCCAATGAAAAATAGATTAATAATTTCTATGATTAATTAAGGTGGTGTTTTCATGAGTTCAGCTCATGGAGAAGTTATAACTTACTATTTATCAGATAGTGGACTCGAGTACTATCGCAATCTTCCAAGTAAATATGATCCTGAAGATCGACCAAAGATAAATTGGAAATGGGAAAGAGGAAATTCAAGACAGAGAGAAGAACAGAATACAAAGTAACTTTGAAAAATTTCATAAAAAAACCACCTGAGCGTCCAGGCGGTAAAAGTTCCCTTACTTCTTATTTTACCACAAAAGGGGCGCTTAGGATGGACAGAAACCATAAACAAATTAGTGATATTGAGAATCTATCAAAGGTTCTTGAAGAAGATCATTGTTATATCGTTAAAGATGGTAACTTAATTTCAAAACAATTGCCATCACATGGAAAAACAACGATTTTCACATATCAAGGAAAGATAGATCGGTTCGAATTCCAAACGTCTGAGAAGGTTTGAGAAAGGAGCTATAGGAGTGATTGAATACTACTGTCCTGATTGCAAAGTTTCTGAGGTTTTACCTAATATTATTCCTCAAAAGAAATGCAGCAAATGTTCTTTTATTATGGATGCTCATGAGTGGGAAGGAGAATGAAAAGCGCTTTTCATTTCGTTCTTTACCACTTTCATCATTTTCTATATGAATACCAGGTAAACGGCAAATGTATTGACTACCATTATGTACGGATGCAAAAGCATTACGTAAAAATCAAGGATCGTCACAAATAATATAAGTCCTGAGCCATAACGCAGGGGCACCAACTACACAGAAGTTTTTTCTGTTTGGTTGGTGTTCCTTTTTTATATAAATCAACGGAGGTGGCATATGGCAAAACAAATTGATTTTAATCTACCAGAAATTAATCGTGAGCAAACTAAAGCAGCTGTTGAAGGAGCTCTTGAAAAATACACCATTTACTTACTTATGGAACCAGATGAACATTTGCCTAAAGTGACTCAAACCTTCTCTATCGTGCCTCCAACTCATACAAATGAATTTCATTCATCTACAGAAAATGTAGCAATCAAAAATATAGACCAGGTAGTTGCTCGTAGGAAGTATCTTAGTAAAATTAGAAAGGCTGTCAATCGCCTCTCCTATCAAGAAAGGTCGATCATTATTCAACGCTATATGAACGAAGAAGATGTATTTGATTACGAAGTTTATAATGAGCTGGGCATGAGTGAAAGGAAGTACTATAGAGTAAAGGCAAGAGCCTTTTATAAGTTGGCATTTATTTTGCACATTGAAGTGACAAAAGAGAAGGTGTTCGTTGGATGAATTTTGTACAGCCCATTCGAGATCCTGAAGTGATCAGAGCTATTAAACGTTATCTTAAAGAAAAAAATGAAAGGGACTATATGATGTTTATTCTAGGAATCAATAGCGGGCTTCGCATTTCTGATATTTTACCTCTTCGTGTAAGTGATGCAAAAAGACCTTATTTTAGTATGAGAGAAAAGAAAACCGGGAAGCAGAAGCGATTGGATATGACACCGGTTCTAAAAAAGGAGTTAAAGATATATGTAGAAGATAAGAAAGACCATGAGTTCCTATTTAAAAGTAGAGAGGGAATTAATAAGCCAATTGGTAGAAGTATGGCTTACAAAATTCTAAGGGATGCAGCAGAACACGTTCGTATAACTGAAATAGGAACTCATACTCTTAGAAAAACCTTTGGCTACCATTTTTACCAACAAACGAAAGATGTAGCAATACTTCAAAAAATATTTAACCATACTAGCCCTTCTTTGACCTTAAGGTACATTGGAATTGAGCAAGATGGAATTGACAAAGCAATAAAAGAATTTAAAATTTAGAGAGAAACATTTATGAGTTTCATGTTGCATCAATGTTTAAATAGACTTCACTCATAACAACTCATGCTAATTCAAAATAATAGTTAAGCTGAAATAAATATTTCAGCTTAAAATAAGATGTGATTTCGTTTGTGAATTCAAACGACTCTCCAGTGGTTATTATGTTAAAATATAAAAGATATTCATAAAGTTAATTTTAATATAAGCGGTTAGAAGTTATATGATAGACATAGGTTCCATAAAGTAATTTGAAATATTTTAAACTTCTAGAAATAAATAGAAAGAGGGTATTATGTGGTCAATTTGAATCGTAAATATTCTTGGAATGGTAATGAAGCATTGATTAATGCTGCTCATATGGTACATGAATTACAAGGTGTAAATGATTTACAAGTAGAAAAATGGTTAGAATATGATGATGTTGACTTGTTAACTAAAATTTCAAAGCCTCACAAAGAAACTTTGTTACATGACTACATTGACTTTATTAATTTCACAATGTATGAATATTTACTAGACAAACATTTACCTATGTCTGTGATTAATCCTATAGTGGAGATCATGAATATATACGATGTGGATTATTCTCATTTAGGTATACCTCCTTTTATTGGTTTGGACGAAGAAGAGGTATATGAGTATGATCATAATGATGTAGAGCAATATGCACACCAGATTTTAAACCTCTATATAGAAAAATTAGCACCTACTTTCAACAGTGATATATTTACAGTGATTTTTTCCAATAAGCAATTTCTATTTGAATTTAACAAGCAGCTCCAAGAAGTGATTGAAGATCTAAAATTGAAAGACTATCCAGACTATTTAAAAAAAGACGGGGTTTTAAAAAGGTCTAAGTACTTGCCTAAGTGGCTACAACGTGGTGTTTTCATGAGAGATAAAGGTAGATGTCAAATTTGTGGAACAGACTTGAGTAAGGTGTTACATTTAGACAATAAAGAGAATTATGATCATATTATCCCATTGGAATCTGGCGGGACTAATGATCCTACTAACTTCCAATTAACTTGCGAACATTGCAACAAGTCTAAAGGGCATAGAAGCACAATTTATAACAGTTTTGGAGCTAGATTCTGGGAAATCGAAAGTCTTCTTCCAAAGTAATATTTGAATGAAAAAAAGCTTGGAATGCATTACGCCTCCAAGCTTTTAGTGTATGATTTTAGATGTGAAATTCTTTAATAATTGGTTTACGATTTTGCATTTAGCAGCCATAAAGTAAACCAGTAAAAAAATTATAGATATTTCATATTATACTGCTGAAGTTTTATTTGATTTACTTGACGAGTATTTATTAAGGTGTTTAGATAGTTCATCTTCTCTTTCAAACAATTGTTCTTGTTTCCCGTCACTTGTTTTCATTAGCACTTTAAAGAGGTGGTCTTGTTTGTCAAATAAGTAGTAATAAATTACTTCCCCTTCAATATCAACACACTTCATTTCAGAAATAACACCTGACTCACCCATGTAATAATTTACATACTTGTAATTATCCAATTTAACGTTTTCAAGTAAATTATAGGGGGTTAAAACTGGGGAGTGTAATAATTCGAAAATGTTTTTTATATCACTCTTCACCAAAATACCCTCCTTTTCATTATATTATTTATTTCTTATAATACATTATTAATTTACTGGTTTAAATAGTCATCAAGAATTTTTTCTACATAATCAACCATTGGAGGGAGTTTTTCATATGCAATATCGTAGTCATCTATTGTCCATTTGTCCTTACTAGCACCTATCTCATTCTTTAAGTAGGTCATGAAATATACAGCTAACATACCACCGTTGTCACGTATCCGAGTCTTAATCCAGGAATATTTGTTTTTGAATAAACCACAATCCTGAATTGTAGCGGTTGTTTTATCAATATCAAATTTCATTAAAATATTTGGTACAATATTTTCCTTAATACTTACATCGATATCTTTTCTTTTACTTGCAAAATATAAATCTGGACGTTTAATATTTGATTGTGAACTAGCAGTAGTATCTACAATACTTTCAGCTTCTTCTCTATTAATTTCCAATACGCTCTGTAGTTCTATTATTTTCTTTTCACGAGCTCTATCCTCTGATTTTTTTTGTTTTATTAATTCAGTAGTTAAATATACGTCCCCAATGATTTTACCTTCACCTATTTCTGTAGCCGTTCCCAAATCTAATTCTCTAGTACCCGAACTTCCGGGAACATCTGAGATTATAGGTTTGAGAATGTCAAAATCTTTTAGATGCTTAATTATTTCACTTTCTTGAATTTCTACTTTATAAAAATCCCAAAGTTGTTCTATTGCTAAGTGCTTATGCGAAATGATTTGTCCTATGTTATCATCTGCTTTTTTTACTTCATCATCAGGAATAGATCTTAAAATTCGGCCAACGAATTGAGCATAAGGTAGGGGATTTCTAAAAGCACGGAAAACTGCAGCAATTGATAAATATGGATGATCATATCCTTCACCTAACATAGAGACATTGATTACTACTTTAGTTCTATGATTTTTAATATCTGAAAATGCTTTCTCCCTTTCTTGTTCATTTAAATCACTATGCACAATAGTTGTAGGAAGGTCATACTCATTGTATAATCCTTGGATTATTTTTGCTTGTTTAATATCTGAAGCCACTGCAATGATTTTATGAGGGACTGTAGTTCCTCTTAATTTAGTTTCGAGCATTTTTACGCTCATATTGACTACGCTTCTAGCGCATTCTTCTGAATACGCGACTGATCTACTTACCCAATCCTCGTCTTTAATACCCATCTGGTATATTTCGTCTATAGAGTACTTTTTGGATGAATCATCGTCAATAGTTAGCATTAGTTTTTCTGGGATGTATGTTAGGTTTTCCAACGATTTCACATATTTATTTGCCATAGCTTGACTTAATTTGTATTTATATGCTAGGTCACCAGTAATTTTTTCTTTGTCAGTTCTAAAAGGAGTACCTGTTACTTTAATAACTTTTGCTTGAGAAAAATGTTGTATTGTTTCTACCCAAGTCCTTGCAGTAGAATGATGAGCTTCATCAATAATAATCATATCGAAAAAGTCCTCTGGCAAATGGTTAAGAGGTGAAGAGTCTAATCGTCCCTGTAACTTCTGAATATTGACTACAACAACATTAGCAGCTTCTAAAACTTCTTTACTAGTTTTTGAACCTTCAAATTCAATTAGGGCAGGTAATTGTTGAGGTCTGTCAAATACATGTCTTTTAATCCAAAAGTTTTCTGGTTTATCAGGGTTAAGAGCATCTATAACAGTTTCCTTAATTACAATTTGAGGAGCAATTATTAATACTCTACCTTGACTGATACTGTACGGAAGAATTGACATAAGCCCGGTTTTTCCTACGCCGGTAGGTAAAACAATAACTGCATGAGATTTCTTTTGTTTTACAACAAAATGGTCGTATACATGATAGTAACCTTGTACCTGAGGTTCTCTTAAGTTTTCATTTCCATAAATAAATGGTACCGTTTTCATGAAGTAATCTTCATCGTAACTAAAAGCCATATTAGTACCCCCTAAAAATATTGTCACAAAGATTATACCTCAAAAACAAGAAATATTGTTAAAAATTTCAAAATGTTAACTCTAATTCTTTATATTAATACATTGTGTAATTAGTAATCATTAATCATTTAGCTGAAGGTATACCGTGTGTTTAAAGGATTAGATGAGTTAAACACAATATAAGATATGGGTAATTAGTATGTAAAAAAATAGAATTTTAGATTATAATTGGTATGAATGGTTAGGAGGCATGATTATGTTCATTGACAAGCACATTGATGAATTTT
This genomic interval carries:
- a CDS encoding site-specific integrase — translated: MNFVQPIRDPEVIRAIKRYLKEKNERDYMMFILGINSGLRISDILPLRVSDAKRPYFSMREKKTGKQKRLDMTPVLKKELKIYVEDKKDHEFLFKSREGINKPIGRSMAYKILRDAAEHVRITEIGTHTLRKTFGYHFYQQTKDVAILQKIFNHTSPSLTLRYIGIEQDGIDKAIKEFKI
- a CDS encoding ATP-binding protein, which encodes MKETSSLLKTKIAPMKVLRQIKCSGCGEIVNEVEGTVALGPEAGKLFRAFKGCKCEEKRLAKESRKVQSAMLERKTKAIFNQNSLVNRSLQRATFENYEPTNKQLIDAKETVEEFVKEFKSSNPENLLLAGSYGTGKSHLSYAAVRALLDKGYSGLFLSVPKLLTKIKDTYNSHSEFSEAELLEAVEKVDLLVLDDIGTEYTNAKNKNDNWTQTKLFEVMDSRAGKHTIFTTNLSSDELSKKVNERNFSRMMDGTTVLKMTGKDYRRKSF
- a CDS encoding XtrA/YqaO family protein; protein product: MDRNHKQISDIENLSKVLEEDHCYIVKDGNLISKQLPSHGKTTIFTYQGKIDRFEFQTSEKV
- a CDS encoding DEAD/DEAH box helicase, which translates into the protein MAFSYDEDYFMKTVPFIYGNENLREPQVQGYYHVYDHFVVKQKKSHAVIVLPTGVGKTGLMSILPYSISQGRVLIIAPQIVIKETVIDALNPDKPENFWIKRHVFDRPQQLPALIEFEGSKTSKEVLEAANVVVVNIQKLQGRLDSSPLNHLPEDFFDMIIIDEAHHSTARTWVETIQHFSQAKVIKVTGTPFRTDKEKITGDLAYKYKLSQAMANKYVKSLENLTYIPEKLMLTIDDDSSKKYSIDEIYQMGIKDEDWVSRSVAYSEECARSVVNMSVKMLETKLRGTTVPHKIIAVASDIKQAKIIQGLYNEYDLPTTIVHSDLNEQEREKAFSDIKNHRTKVVINVSMLGEGYDHPYLSIAAVFRAFRNPLPYAQFVGRILRSIPDDEVKKADDNIGQIISHKHLAIEQLWDFYKVEIQESEIIKHLKDFDILKPIISDVPGSSGTRELDLGTATEIGEGKIIGDVYLTTELIKQKKSEDRAREKKIIELQSVLEINREEAESIVDTTASSQSNIKRPDLYFASKRKDIDVSIKENIVPNILMKFDIDKTTATIQDCGLFKNKYSWIKTRIRDNGGMLAVYFMTYLKNEIGASKDKWTIDDYDIAYEKLPPMVDYVEKILDDYLNQ
- a CDS encoding HNH endonuclease, coding for MVNLNRKYSWNGNEALINAAHMVHELQGVNDLQVEKWLEYDDVDLLTKISKPHKETLLHDYIDFINFTMYEYLLDKHLPMSVINPIVEIMNIYDVDYSHLGIPPFIGLDEEEVYEYDHNDVEQYAHQILNLYIEKLAPTFNSDIFTVIFSNKQFLFEFNKQLQEVIEDLKLKDYPDYLKKDGVLKRSKYLPKWLQRGVFMRDKGRCQICGTDLSKVLHLDNKENYDHIIPLESGGTNDPTNFQLTCEHCNKSKGHRSTIYNSFGARFWEIESLLPK
- a CDS encoding ArpU family phage packaging/lysis transcriptional regulator, translating into MAKQIDFNLPEINREQTKAAVEGALEKYTIYLLMEPDEHLPKVTQTFSIVPPTHTNEFHSSTENVAIKNIDQVVARRKYLSKIRKAVNRLSYQERSIIIQRYMNEEDVFDYEVYNELGMSERKYYRVKARAFYKLAFILHIEVTKEKVFVG